The genomic DNA CAGAACCCGATGGACTCGGTGAAGGACCGCATCGGCGTGGCGATGCTGGAGGCGGCGGAGCGCGCGGGCACCATCCGCCCCGGCGAGACGGTGCTGATCGAGCCCACGTCGGGCAACACGGGCATCGGCCTGGCATTCGCGGCGTGCGTGAAGGGCTACAAGCTGATCGTGACGATGCCCGACACGGTGACGATGGAGCGGCGGCAGGTGCTGGCGGCGCTGGGAGCGGAGGTGGTGCTCACTCCCGGCTCCGAGGGCGTCAAGGCCGCCATCGCCCGCGCGCTGGAGCTGGTGGCGAGCACGCCCAACGGCTGGAACCCCGCGCAATTCGACAACCCCGCGAACCCGGAGATCCACCGCCGCACCACGGCCGAGGAGATCCTGGAGGACACCGACGGGCGCATCGACGCGTTCGTCGCCGGCGTGGGCACGGGCGGCACCATCGCGGGTGTGGGCGCGGTGCTGAAGGAGCTCTTCGGCGACAAGGTGCGCGTGGTGGCGGTGGAGCCGACGTCGTCGCCGGTGCTGAGCGGCGGCGCGCCGGGGCCCAACAAGATCCAGGGCATCGGCGCAGGCTTCGTCCCGAAGAACTACGACGCTTCCGTGGTGGATCAGGTCATCCCCGTCGAGTACACGGACGCTCTGGAGATGGCGCGGCGCCTGGCGCGCGAGGAGGGCATCTTCACCGGCATCTCGTCCGGCGCGATCACGTGGGCGGCGCGAAACGTGGCGCGCGAGCTGGGGCCGGGGAAGCGGGTCGTCTCCATCATCTGCGACTTCGGCGAGCGCTACCTCTCGCACGAGCTGTTCGCTCCGCCGCCACCGCCCGTGGAGTGAGTCGTCGGCAGGGCGTTGATCACCATCTACGGCTTGGTGGTGGAAACGTAGCGACTGCGCAAAGTCTGCCGTTGCCGACCGGCTTGGATTAGGATGCGCATCGCACGATGACATCAAGCGCGAGATGCAGGAAAGCCGGTCGTCCGAGATGGGACGGCCGGCTTCCTTGCATCATCCGCCTGCGCGATGGGCTATGCCGTGGGCTGCTTGGTGGCGACCTG from Longimicrobiaceae bacterium includes the following:
- the cysK gene encoding cysteine synthase A, with amino-acid sequence MPQRPKIANDMLELIGYTPLVRLNRISEPGSAEMIVKLESQNPMDSVKDRIGVAMLEAAERAGTIRPGETVLIEPTSGNTGIGLAFAACVKGYKLIVTMPDTVTMERRQVLAALGAEVVLTPGSEGVKAAIARALELVASTPNGWNPAQFDNPANPEIHRRTTAEEILEDTDGRIDAFVAGVGTGGTIAGVGAVLKELFGDKVRVVAVEPTSSPVLSGGAPGPNKIQGIGAGFVPKNYDASVVDQVIPVEYTDALEMARRLAREEGIFTGISSGAITWAARNVARELGPGKRVVSIICDFGERYLSHELFAPPPPPVE